A single genomic interval of Cyprinus carpio isolate SPL01 chromosome B24, ASM1834038v1, whole genome shotgun sequence harbors:
- the nrn1a gene encoding neuritin, whose translation MGLTLSGRYISLFLAVQIAYLLQAVRAAGKCETVFKGFSDCLLKLGENMANYPQELDEKENLQTICTYWDDFHSCATTALADCQEGATDLWEKLKKESRNLDFRGSLFELCAAGNGASRSSVPFGVTLILTALSALVTWMQF comes from the exons ATGGGATTAACTTTGTCTGGAAGATATATTTCATTGTTTCTTGCTGTTCAAATAG CCTATCTGCTGCAGGCGGTTCGAGCGGCTGGGAAATGTGAAACAGTGTTCAAAGGTTTCTCCGACTGCCTGCTTAAACTGGGAGAGAACATGGCCAACTATCCACAGGAGCTGGACGAGAAGGAAAACCTTCAGACCATCTGCAC TTACTGGGATGATTTCCATTCATGTGCGACCACTGCTCTGGCAGACTGTCAGGAGGGGGCCACAGATCTTTGGGAGAAGCTGAAAAAAGAGTCCAGAAATCTGGACTTTCGCGGCAGCTTGTTTGAACTGTGTGCGGCCGGGAACGGCGCGAGCCGATCATCGGTTCCGTTCGGCGTGACGCTGATCCTAACCGCACTGTCTGCGCTCGTCACGTGGATGCAGTTTTAA
- the LOC109048901 gene encoding coagulation factor XIII A chain-like, whose translation MLHAAKHPTPQSGRVKFSSSNSEEANPPEYEAFKGVIPRAPTTRALSVLSVDMLVADNMDAHNTSSYKNTNLIVRRNKEFIIVIRFDQPFNNQQDNVQLEFMIGNSPTENKGTYITVYIGKERRGGRWKGRVIGTQNNDVTVGITPDASCIIGRFNTFVTVMTDVGKQRTPRNPDTDFYVLFNPWDPADVVYMPRDNERQEYVMNDVGIIYNGEFNNIAPRSWNYGQFEEGILDACLLVLDAGKVPLLYRGNAIELVRQGSALMNSQDDDGVLVGNWSGDYSIGTSPTAWTGSPEILLKYAKDGGLPVCFAQCWVYAGVLNTFLRCLGIPTRVITNYSSAHDNTGNLKTDIILEEDGTVNRSRTRDSVWNYHSWNEVYMRRPDLPEKYSGWQVVDSTPQETSDGLYRCGPTSVIAIKEGELSYPFDARFVFAEVNSDVVYYQSDKYGNSNIISVDTTNVGKLIVTKRVNSNDYEDITSTYKYPEGSDQDKQAMQMAERRGVPARDYTKPAETGVAIELQADTIRIGENFKLTLNIKNQTSQKCTLNATITGCVVYYTGVTSSIFKLDSKTASVDPWKTTKVMIDVAASEYMPYRVEQSNLLFVVYGRIQETGTALTTTRVVAPRPPDLTIKVTGAPRVGKDFMVTVSFRNPFNFILNNVQLRLESPGLILTRLKTYAQIAPGGTVQYTDTITPWSPGKKVLIACLDCATVRQVTSQLEIFVQ comes from the exons ATGCTCCATGCCGCTAAGCACCCGACACCCCAAAGCGGCCGTGTTAAGTTTTCCAGCTCAAACTCAGAGGAGGCTAACCCACCTGAGTATGAGGCTTTTAAAGGCGTGATACCAAGAGCACCAA CAACACGAGCTCTCTCAGTACTGAGTGTTGATATGCTTGTGGCAGACAACATGGATGCGCACAACACCAGCAGTTACAAGAACACCAACCTCATTGTGCGCAGGAATAAAGAATTCATCATCGTCATCAGGTTTGACCAACCCTTCAATAACCAGCAGGACAATGTGCAGCTGGAGTTCATGATTG GCAATTCACCTACTGAAAACAAGGGCACCTATATCACTGTGTACATCGGAAAAGAGAGACGTGGTGGGCGCTGGAAGGGTCGCGTGATTGGCACGCAAAACAATGATGTGACAGTGGGCATAACACCTGATGCCAGCTGCATCATTGGCCGCTTCAACACCTTTGTAACAGTAATGACTGATGTGGGAAAACAGCGCACTCCAAGGAACCCTGACACTGATTTCTATGTACTGTTCAATCCTTGGGACCCTG CGGATGTGGTGTATATGCCAAGAGATAATGAAAGGCAGGAGTATGTGATGAATGATGTGGGGATCATCTACAACGGAGAATTCAACAACATAGCCCCCCGTTCATGGAACTACGGCCAG TTTGAAGAGGGGATTCTGGATGCCTGCCTTTTGGTTCTGGATGCTGGGAAAGTACCTCTGCTGTACCGTGGAAATGCCATTGAATTAGTTCGGCAAGGATCAGCCCTG ATGAACTCCCAAGACGATGATGGTGTCCTGGTTGGCAACTGGAGTGGTGATTACTCCATTGGCACATCACCCACTGCCTGGACAGGAAGTCCTGAAATCCTGCTCAAATATGCCAAAGATGGTGGTTTGCCTGTGTGCTTTGCTCAGTGCTGGGTGTATGCCGGTGTGCTGAACACTT TTTTGCGCTGTCTTGGGATCCCCACACGAGTCATCACAAATTACTCCTCTGCTCACGACAACACGGGCAACCTGAAGACAGACATTATACTGGAAGAAGATGGGACAGTGAACAGAAGCCGAACGAGAGATTCAGTCTG GAACTACCACAGCTGGAATGAGGTGTACATGAGGAGGCCTGATCTGCCTGAAAAATACTCTGGCTGGCAGGTGGTTGACAGCACCCCTCAGGAGACCAGTGATG gTCTTTATCGATGTGGCCCAACGTCTGTCATTGCCATCAAAGAGGGAGAGCTCAGCTATCCATTTGATGCAAGGTTTGTCTTTGCAGAG GTGAACAGTGATGTGGTTTACTATCAGTCTGATAAGTACGGAAACTCAAATATCATCTCTGTGGACACCACAAATGTTGGAAAGCTCATTGTCACCAAAAGGGTGAACAGTAACGACTATGAGGACATCACTTCTACCTACAAATACCCAGAAG GCAGTGACCAGGATAAGCAGGCTATGCAGATGGCAGAGCGTCGTGGCGTTCCTGCCAGGGATTACACGAAACCCGCTGAAACAGGTGTGGCAATCGAGCTCCAGGCCGACACCATCAGAATAGGTGAAAACTTCAAGCTGACGCTCAACATTAAGAACCAGACCAGCCAAAAATGCACCCTCAATGCCACCATCACTGGCTGTGTGGTGTACTACACTGGCGTCACCAGCTCGATCTTTAAGCTTGATAGCAAAACTGCATCTGTGGATCCCTGGAAAA CCACGAAAGTGATGATCGATGTCGCAGCTTCGGAGTACATGCCCTACCGGGTGGAACAGTCCAACCTGCTCTTTGTGGTGTATGGACGCATTCAGGAAACCGGCACGGCCCTTACGACAACGAGAGTTGTCGCCCCCCGTCCTCCTGATCTCACAATTAAG GTGACTGGAGCACCCCGGGTCGGCAAGGATTTCATGGTCACCGTGTCTTTCCGAAATCCCTTTAACTTCATCCTGAATAACGTTCAGCTGCGCCTAGAAAGCCCTGGTCTGATTTTGACCAGACTGAAAACATATGC TCAGATCGCACCTGGTGGCACAGTGCAATATACAGACACGATCACCCCTTGGTCTCCTGGGAAGAAGGTGCTGATAGCGTGTCTGGACTGCGCTACAGTGAGGCAGGTCACCAGTCAGCTGGAAATCTTTGTGCAGTAA